The Rhizobium sp. BG4 genome has a window encoding:
- a CDS encoding MarR family transcriptional regulator, with translation MTQHDTELLSPGDYEALANLRYELRRFTDFSSYEVQKLSLTPQQHQALLAIKGLSGSQRMSIGMLADRLLVAPQTATGLVDRLEEEGLVERQAVKSDGRKQTLALTAKAEKILEGLSGVHLHEIREMAPKLMLALRALQDRRKLEKIAWMA, from the coding sequence ATGACGCAACACGATACAGAGCTCCTTTCACCCGGAGACTACGAGGCGTTGGCAAACCTGCGTTACGAGCTTCGACGGTTCACCGATTTCAGTTCCTATGAGGTCCAAAAACTCAGTTTGACGCCACAGCAGCATCAGGCGCTCCTTGCGATCAAAGGCCTTTCCGGATCTCAACGGATGTCGATTGGAATGCTCGCCGATCGTCTGTTGGTGGCACCACAGACAGCGACTGGCCTGGTCGATCGATTGGAGGAAGAGGGTCTGGTGGAGCGGCAGGCAGTGAAGTCTGATGGCCGGAAGCAGACTTTGGCGCTGACTGCGAAAGCGGAGAAAATTCTCGAAGGCTTGAGCGGCGTGCACCTTCACGAAATTCGTGAGATGGCACCAAAGCTCATGCTTGCGCTTCGAGCCCTGCAGGACCGCCGAAAGCTGGAAAAGATCGCCTGGATGGCGTAA
- a CDS encoding LysR substrate-binding domain-containing protein has translation MTLEQLRVFIAVAERQHLTKAAEAINLTPSAVSASIKSLEDSSGVQLFDRVGRGIQLTANGRAFLKEARETVSRASAAARFLSDLAGLHRGHLEIQASQTIVNYWLPQRVMRFRERYPAITVGVEMGNTVSVAEAVISGDAELGFIEGEFEHPLLSSKVIAEDQMLVFTMSGWIDSTIRAEDINRYPWVTRERGSGTRSFFETSIQHLGFAAESLNVVLTHPSNEAVLSAVRGGGCVACLSQAVVEPFLASGEMIRLPLDLPPRCFSILRHRDRALSAAAAEFNASCHAETDG, from the coding sequence ATGACCCTAGAACAGCTTAGAGTGTTCATCGCAGTTGCGGAGCGACAGCATCTTACGAAGGCTGCCGAGGCCATTAACCTCACCCCATCAGCGGTGAGCGCGTCGATTAAAAGCCTCGAAGATTCAAGCGGCGTGCAGCTCTTCGACAGGGTTGGCCGAGGAATCCAACTCACGGCAAACGGCCGGGCGTTCCTCAAAGAGGCGCGAGAAACAGTATCGCGAGCATCCGCCGCAGCGCGCTTTCTTTCGGATCTAGCCGGACTTCACCGCGGCCACCTCGAGATCCAGGCCAGCCAAACCATTGTGAACTACTGGCTTCCACAAAGAGTGATGCGCTTCCGCGAGAGGTACCCCGCCATCACCGTCGGTGTTGAGATGGGAAACACGGTTAGTGTAGCAGAGGCTGTTATTTCCGGAGACGCGGAACTCGGTTTTATCGAAGGCGAATTCGAGCATCCGCTGCTCTCGTCCAAAGTAATCGCAGAAGACCAGATGCTGGTCTTCACTATGTCGGGTTGGATAGATTCCACGATAAGGGCAGAAGATATTAATCGATACCCGTGGGTTACCCGAGAGCGAGGATCCGGCACGCGCTCCTTTTTCGAGACATCTATACAGCACCTAGGCTTCGCCGCCGAAAGTTTAAATGTCGTCTTGACGCATCCGTCCAATGAGGCCGTTTTGAGCGCTGTCAGGGGCGGCGGGTGCGTAGCGTGCTTGTCTCAGGCTGTGGTGGAGCCGTTCTTAGCAAGCGGCGAGATGATAAGGCTCCCTCTTGACCTTCCTCCACGGTGCTTTTCCATCTTACGGCACAGGGACAGAGCATTGTCCGCAGCGGCCGCAGAATTCAATGCCTCATGTCATGCCGAGACAGATGGATGA
- a CDS encoding HAMP domain-containing methyl-accepting chemotaxis protein, whose translation MLGRIKIAHRTVFLTLLAVVSLLSVCAIFITERSTEHFYEDKTTRIDALNLTMSELDGMFLQVRRHEKDFLLRKDQLSIQKHDAASAELLNTIQSLQKSVDDRDLRELLDKVAGTYAEYNNRFKTLVATNIRLGLDPSLGLEGAMREAVHKLETKLQAGGDADTQISMLMLRRHEKDFIMRRDPKYAAAHDAEAQHLASLAPQAFGGQSAKDEALRTLSSYRTSFHDYVAAASDETVARKSVSEAFAVVEPLVQQFHDRAAAVKIAQEAAGAASAKEALWLAGITVSAMILLLLFLSTSIGRSISRQVLDMASAMRGLAEGRLDTQIPGLGLHTEIGAMAGAVDVFRKNAIENGRLEQEATNQRNHSEEQRRNLAEQDRVRAMEMLQATQGLAEGLRQLAAGNLTFELDTAFAADFEGLRTDFNSAMSQLRATLSTVARSTNAIDGGSREISTSAEDLSRRTEQQAASLEETAAALDQITTNVANSTKRAEEARGLASEANESARRSGGIVASAVTAMGRIENSSGQIANIIGVIDDIAFQTNLLALNAGVEAARAGDAGKGFAVVAQEVRELAQRSANAAREIKGLIEQSAAEVKTGVKLVSETGEALRQIETFIVAINTHMASIATSAREQSIGLSEVNTAVNQMDQVTQKNAAMVEEASAAGATLAAEAGMLRQVVGQFQLGSAEGEASYPHPAIAPAQIPVPSAARQAIAKLASAFTGPGGRLSSAARS comes from the coding sequence ATGCTTGGCAGGATTAAGATAGCCCACAGGACTGTGTTCTTAACACTTCTTGCCGTCGTGTCGCTTCTATCAGTTTGCGCGATATTCATAACCGAGCGGTCGACTGAGCATTTTTACGAGGACAAGACGACGCGGATCGACGCGCTCAATCTTACGATGTCCGAACTAGACGGGATGTTCTTGCAGGTTCGCCGGCACGAAAAGGACTTCCTTCTGCGAAAGGATCAACTCTCGATACAAAAGCACGACGCTGCTTCGGCCGAGTTGTTGAATACAATCCAGTCTCTCCAGAAGTCGGTAGACGACCGCGACCTTCGTGAACTTCTCGACAAGGTGGCGGGCACTTATGCTGAATACAACAATCGCTTCAAGACGCTTGTCGCGACGAACATCAGGCTCGGTCTGGACCCGTCCCTGGGGTTGGAGGGCGCCATGCGGGAAGCCGTCCATAAACTGGAGACAAAGCTTCAAGCGGGTGGAGATGCCGATACGCAGATCTCGATGCTTATGCTGCGGCGCCACGAAAAAGATTTCATCATGCGTCGCGATCCGAAATACGCTGCGGCCCACGATGCTGAAGCCCAGCACCTGGCGTCGCTCGCGCCGCAGGCCTTTGGCGGGCAATCTGCGAAGGACGAAGCTCTGCGGACCTTGAGCTCATACAGGACATCTTTTCACGATTATGTTGCGGCGGCCAGCGATGAAACGGTCGCAAGAAAGAGCGTTTCGGAGGCGTTCGCGGTTGTCGAACCTCTTGTGCAGCAGTTCCACGATCGCGCCGCGGCAGTGAAGATCGCTCAAGAAGCGGCCGGGGCCGCAAGTGCCAAGGAAGCGCTTTGGCTTGCCGGTATCACCGTTAGCGCAATGATACTTCTACTCCTGTTTCTCTCGACATCGATTGGCCGGTCGATCTCCCGTCAGGTTCTGGACATGGCAAGCGCGATGCGTGGTTTGGCGGAAGGGCGGCTTGACACGCAGATACCCGGGCTAGGGCTCCATACGGAGATTGGCGCAATGGCTGGAGCAGTGGACGTCTTCCGCAAGAATGCGATTGAAAATGGCAGGCTTGAGCAAGAGGCCACGAACCAGCGCAATCACAGTGAAGAACAGCGTCGAAACTTGGCAGAGCAAGACCGTGTGCGTGCCATGGAGATGTTGCAGGCCACGCAGGGCCTAGCAGAAGGCCTTCGTCAGCTGGCCGCAGGCAATCTGACGTTCGAGCTAGATACGGCTTTCGCGGCTGATTTCGAGGGGCTGCGAACCGACTTCAACAGTGCTATGAGCCAGCTTCGCGCGACGCTCTCGACGGTTGCTCGTTCTACCAATGCCATCGATGGTGGATCGCGAGAGATCAGCACCAGCGCCGAGGACCTTTCAAGACGAACGGAACAACAAGCTGCCTCGCTTGAGGAAACCGCCGCTGCCCTGGATCAGATTACCACTAATGTTGCTAACTCAACCAAGCGGGCAGAAGAAGCTCGCGGCTTGGCGAGTGAGGCAAATGAAAGCGCTCGTCGATCGGGAGGCATTGTTGCCAGTGCAGTGACAGCAATGGGACGGATCGAGAACTCCTCCGGCCAAATAGCAAACATTATCGGCGTTATCGATGACATAGCGTTCCAGACTAATTTGCTCGCCCTGAACGCTGGTGTAGAAGCGGCTCGTGCAGGTGACGCAGGCAAAGGCTTTGCCGTTGTCGCTCAGGAGGTGAGGGAGCTTGCCCAGCGGTCCGCCAACGCCGCACGAGAAATCAAAGGATTGATAGAGCAGTCGGCAGCTGAGGTAAAAACAGGGGTCAAGCTTGTCAGCGAAACCGGCGAGGCGCTGAGGCAGATCGAGACATTCATTGTGGCGATCAACACCCACATGGCTTCGATCGCCACATCCGCTCGCGAGCAATCCATAGGACTGAGTGAAGTCAACACGGCCGTTAATCAAATGGATCAGGTTACTCAGAAGAACGCCGCTATGGTGGAAGAGGCAAGTGCAGCCGGCGCGACACTTGCAGCTGAAGCCGGGATGCTGCGGCAGGTCGTTGGGCAGTTCCAACTAGGGTCCGCGGAGGGGGAAGCTTCGTACCCCCACCCGGCGATCGCACCCGCGCAAATCCCTGTTCCATCCGCTGCTCGGCAAGCTATTGCCAAACTTGCAAGCGCCTTCACCGGCCCCGGTGGGCGTCTGAGCTCTGCTGCACGTTCATGA
- a CDS encoding HPP family protein — protein MPQTPLHSGGELRPRYRIFQPILAGATLRERMVGCLGALICIGLTGLVSGYFFGAGPHLPFIVAPMGASAVLLFAVPSSPLAQPWSIIGGNTISAFMGMAAAYFISDPIIATGVGVALAIAAMSFTKSLHPPGGAAALTAVLGGPVVAGWGFLFPFIPVALNSCILVGLGLVFHKLSRRNYPHVAQNAAENLHNTRDRPSSLRVGFREEDLDAALDTLEETFDIDRDDLSRLLRQVEFQAAIRSHGEISCGDIMSRDVISIDLNADPSAARGLLLKHNIRTLPVKDELDKLVGTVGLRELLEDGHAITKVRVAATANERDPAMSVLPTLTDGESHAVIVVDEERHVIGLISQTDLLSAVARLLPTDKTTQQKAA, from the coding sequence ATGCCCCAAACACCACTGCACAGTGGCGGCGAACTTCGCCCGCGTTACAGGATCTTTCAGCCAATCCTCGCTGGCGCGACGCTTCGCGAACGAATGGTCGGATGCTTGGGAGCACTTATCTGCATTGGATTGACGGGCCTGGTCAGTGGCTACTTTTTCGGAGCGGGTCCTCATTTGCCGTTCATCGTTGCCCCCATGGGGGCTTCGGCTGTACTGCTTTTCGCGGTGCCATCAAGTCCGCTTGCACAACCCTGGTCGATCATTGGCGGCAACACAATCTCGGCGTTTATGGGGATGGCCGCAGCTTATTTCATCAGCGACCCCATCATCGCCACGGGCGTCGGCGTCGCGCTGGCGATCGCAGCCATGTCTTTCACCAAAAGCCTTCACCCGCCGGGCGGGGCGGCCGCCTTGACCGCCGTGCTTGGTGGACCGGTTGTTGCTGGATGGGGCTTCCTTTTCCCGTTCATCCCTGTGGCCTTAAACTCGTGCATTCTCGTCGGCCTCGGACTGGTTTTTCACAAACTATCGCGCCGTAACTATCCGCATGTAGCGCAAAATGCGGCGGAAAACCTTCACAACACGCGGGACCGCCCGTCCTCGCTTCGCGTGGGATTCCGCGAAGAGGACCTTGATGCGGCCTTAGACACGCTTGAAGAAACGTTCGACATTGATCGCGACGACCTTTCGCGGCTGTTGCGTCAAGTCGAGTTCCAGGCCGCTATAAGGTCGCATGGTGAGATAAGCTGCGGAGACATTATGTCCCGCGATGTAATCTCGATCGATCTTAACGCTGACCCATCGGCCGCGCGTGGCCTCCTTCTGAAGCATAACATTCGAACCCTCCCGGTGAAGGACGAGCTCGACAAGCTGGTCGGCACCGTGGGACTGCGGGAGTTGCTTGAGGACGGCCATGCGATCACCAAGGTACGTGTGGCTGCGACCGCAAACGAGCGCGACCCCGCGATGTCCGTTCTACCAACACTAACCGATGGCGAGAGCCATGCCGTTATTGTGGTCGACGAAGAGCGTCACGTTATAGGACTGATTTCGCAGACAGACCTGTTGAGCGCGGTTGCCCGTTTGCTGCCCACAGACAAGACCACACAACAAAAGGCGGCGTGA
- a CDS encoding ATP-binding protein, which yields MSAQQIAHILGFSMRKKIRWLALLILAGTIPVLIAAAIMAHFYISEKKVSFDDELKESAKSLSVAIARELESQKALLSIISDTPRLDPPIQPGNFEELARRFRMRLPLWEMLHVADLQGNIVLSEPASNLDPPRTTVRDIDSLQLAFKSGAPVVGNVFRTSKEMAAFPIRILVKRKKAVFVLSALVRADAIGAVVYQNIDPALSSVWVTDEKGGLVAATRASPSAVGDPAKDFAALKTTANGEATDQSLADGEEVRIAALPISGTGWKVHVAIPIAVYQRVVREGYELVAAAVAAITALCIAAGILLQRELEARRRQEASMAIMQRMDALGKLTGGVAHDFNNLLMVFQAGINGLQRRRLDETKFATTIDLMADGVARGKAITERLLSFTRRSTQQAETLYIQHRVSELEELVRQAVNDRIIVEIDLDPDLWPITVDRQGLEVAIVNIATNAKEAMPDGGKLVIRGRNIPQPSGMARSMREGAVSLSLIDNGQGIPADRIDRVFEPFYTTKGPKSNGLGLSQVYGFAQRTGADVRVNSVEGHGAEVMLVFPRAKALADVSLEISHRPSLPRRVLVVDDTAASLDACKLALEVEGVQVVTATGGAEALVILRQNPNLKHVLSDVMMPQMSGLQLADHLKADHPDVSIVLMTGYSDALEGGLQTETPVVRKPFAVEELGPAFAAADKLNESAKKIIPLHPS from the coding sequence ATGTCGGCTCAACAAATTGCTCACATTCTCGGTTTTTCGATGCGAAAAAAAATACGTTGGCTCGCGCTTTTGATCTTAGCCGGAACGATTCCTGTGCTTATCGCTGCCGCTATCATGGCGCATTTCTACATCAGCGAGAAGAAAGTTAGTTTTGATGACGAGTTGAAGGAAAGTGCGAAGTCGCTGTCAGTGGCGATCGCCCGTGAGCTTGAATCCCAAAAGGCGTTGCTCTCGATTATTTCGGATACGCCTCGTCTTGATCCGCCGATACAGCCGGGAAACTTCGAAGAATTGGCTCGCCGGTTCCGCATGCGATTGCCGCTTTGGGAAATGTTGCACGTCGCTGATTTGCAGGGAAATATTGTCCTGTCCGAGCCCGCGTCAAATTTGGACCCGCCCAGAACCACGGTCCGCGATATTGATAGCCTCCAACTCGCGTTCAAAAGCGGCGCGCCTGTGGTCGGCAATGTGTTCCGTACCAGCAAAGAAATGGCCGCTTTTCCGATACGCATACTGGTAAAGCGAAAGAAGGCAGTGTTCGTGCTCAGTGCGCTGGTGCGTGCGGATGCCATCGGCGCCGTCGTCTATCAAAACATCGACCCGGCGCTATCGAGTGTCTGGGTTACAGACGAGAAGGGCGGGCTTGTTGCGGCGACCCGTGCCTCGCCGTCTGCGGTCGGTGACCCGGCAAAGGATTTCGCAGCATTGAAGACGACTGCGAACGGAGAGGCAACCGATCAGTCTTTGGCAGATGGCGAAGAAGTCCGCATAGCTGCTCTTCCAATTTCAGGGACGGGCTGGAAAGTCCACGTCGCAATCCCGATCGCCGTTTACCAACGGGTCGTTCGTGAGGGCTATGAACTTGTTGCGGCGGCGGTGGCAGCCATTACCGCCCTGTGTATCGCGGCAGGAATCCTGCTCCAGCGAGAGCTCGAAGCCCGTCGTCGTCAAGAGGCTTCGATGGCCATCATGCAGCGCATGGACGCGCTGGGGAAATTGACGGGCGGCGTGGCACACGACTTCAACAACCTGCTGATGGTGTTCCAGGCCGGGATCAACGGACTGCAAAGAAGGCGGCTCGACGAGACCAAGTTCGCGACCACGATCGATCTCATGGCCGATGGCGTTGCACGCGGAAAGGCCATTACCGAGAGATTGCTCTCGTTTACGCGTCGTTCGACGCAGCAGGCTGAGACCCTGTACATTCAGCATCGTGTTTCTGAGCTTGAGGAACTTGTCCGCCAGGCTGTCAATGACAGGATAATTGTGGAAATTGACCTAGATCCTGACCTATGGCCGATCACGGTCGATCGCCAGGGCCTGGAGGTCGCTATCGTCAATATCGCCACAAACGCAAAAGAAGCGATGCCAGACGGAGGAAAACTGGTCATTCGCGGACGAAATATACCGCAACCCTCGGGAATGGCCCGATCGATGCGTGAGGGTGCGGTTTCGTTAAGCCTTATAGACAACGGTCAGGGCATTCCGGCTGACCGCATTGATCGGGTCTTTGAGCCGTTCTACACGACGAAGGGTCCGAAATCGAACGGTCTAGGACTCAGCCAGGTTTATGGCTTTGCCCAGAGAACCGGTGCAGACGTCCGTGTGAATAGCGTGGAGGGTCATGGTGCCGAGGTGATGCTCGTCTTTCCCCGCGCCAAAGCCCTGGCTGATGTCTCTCTGGAGATATCGCATCGGCCTTCTCTTCCGCGTCGCGTGTTGGTAGTTGACGATACCGCAGCTTCGCTTGACGCCTGCAAGTTGGCACTAGAGGTGGAAGGCGTTCAAGTGGTGACCGCAACTGGTGGCGCCGAGGCGTTGGTTATATTGCGTCAAAACCCCAATCTGAAGCATGTTCTTTCCGATGTCATGATGCCCCAGATGTCCGGGCTTCAACTTGCAGACCATCTCAAAGCCGATCATCCCGATGTCTCTATCGTCCTGATGACTGGCTACAGTGACGCCCTGGAGGGTGGCTTGCAGACGGAAACACCTGTTGTGAGAAAGCCATTTGCGGTAGAGGAGCTTGGCCCCGCCTTTGCTGCAGCAGACAAGCTGAACGAGAGTGCGAAGAAGATCATCCCGCTGCATCCGAGTTAA
- a CDS encoding carbonic anhydrase, with amino-acid sequence MEISVLDHLFQKNRLWAQGRLEQDPAYFKKLAAIQRPQYLWIGCSDSRVPANVITGLEPGEVFVHRNVANLVHPSDLNLLSVLEFAIETLKIEHIIVCGHHGCGGIRGAVDGRSHGIIDHWLQPIRDVASRTFECKDCLIEDDEGLNKLCEASVIDQVAKLARTPIIRKAWDHGARLRIHGWVYSLSDGILTDLDSSQGTTRHRK; translated from the coding sequence ATGGAGATCTCAGTGCTAGACCATTTGTTTCAAAAAAACCGACTTTGGGCGCAGGGCAGACTGGAACAGGACCCCGCGTACTTCAAAAAGCTCGCTGCGATACAAAGACCTCAATATCTTTGGATCGGCTGTTCAGACAGTCGAGTTCCCGCCAATGTCATCACCGGACTGGAGCCGGGCGAGGTATTCGTGCACCGCAACGTCGCAAACCTCGTTCACCCGAGTGACCTGAATCTACTTTCGGTGCTGGAATTCGCGATCGAGACGCTGAAGATCGAGCATATCATCGTGTGCGGGCATCATGGGTGTGGCGGCATCAGGGGCGCAGTCGACGGCAGGTCACATGGCATCATCGACCACTGGCTGCAACCCATCCGTGACGTCGCAAGCAGGACATTCGAATGCAAAGATTGTCTCATTGAAGACGACGAGGGGCTCAACAAGCTCTGCGAGGCGTCGGTGATTGATCAGGTCGCAAAGCTTGCGCGGACCCCGATAATCCGCAAAGCTTGGGATCACGGAGCGCGGCTTCGCATCCACGGATGGGTTTACAGCCTGAGCGATGGTATTCTGACGGATCTCGACTCCAGTCAGGGTACGACACGTCATAGAAAATAA
- the rnk gene encoding nucleoside diphosphate kinase regulator, translating to MTKSTLTSNKPVILVRQADYGRLTALAQASMDKDMAVGDELMAELERATVVVDDAAAQRTIQMGSTATYRTGTSEPRNVTLVYPGEANIEENRISILTPIGVALLGLSKAQSISWVARDGTTHTLKVVSVGK from the coding sequence GTGACTAAAAGCACGCTAACTTCGAACAAGCCAGTTATTCTCGTCAGACAAGCCGACTATGGACGCCTTACGGCTCTGGCGCAGGCTTCGATGGACAAAGATATGGCCGTCGGAGATGAACTCATGGCTGAACTCGAGAGAGCAACTGTCGTAGTCGATGATGCGGCGGCTCAGCGGACGATCCAGATGGGATCAACAGCCACATACCGGACCGGGACGAGCGAACCTCGGAATGTGACGCTCGTATATCCGGGCGAAGCCAATATTGAGGAAAACCGAATTTCAATCCTGACGCCAATCGGGGTAGCGTTGCTTGGACTATCGAAAGCACAATCCATAAGCTGGGTAGCTCGCGACGGAACGACGCATACCTTGAAGGTTGTGTCGGTTGGAAAGTGA
- a CDS encoding chloride channel protein has translation MCVPRTNFILEKELPIPPPPRNYPQHDFTGGLARREAGDFTTDRRVLLLIGMAVIVGSGGAMAAWVLVSLISLVTNLVWFGQWSITPSSLAAAARSPWMVAAPVLGGLAIGLMARFGSEKIRGHGIPEAIEAILIGGSRMSPKVALLKPLSSAISIGTGGPFGAEGPIIMTGGAIGSLFAQFFHMSAAERKTLLVAGAAAGMTAIFGSPIAAVMLAVELLLFEWKPRSFIPVAVAAAVSVCWRPFIFADGPLFPTQFHVHLAWWGILLCVVMGIVSGLQSGLLTTLLYKIEDAFEKLPFHWMWWPAVGGLVVGLGGLIEPRALGVGYDIISDLLSNHIVAKAVIAILLVKAGIWLVALSSGTSGGVLAPLLILGGALGWIVGLAFPGEPGFWALLGMAAMMGGTMRAPLTGAFFAFEITGDASVMVPLLVATVSAYAVTVLLLRRSILTEKIARRGQHITREYGIDPFELTRAAEIMIERVDTFSAKMTVAEACVFFAGQEKTHRVYPVTTDDGRFEGVVTRGDVLGWQSNPELGSQTLGERVSDASLPVGHPDDTVGFIADLMLSTDSARIPIVHPESGKLLGLIARKDLLRLRSSLRTSELERRPYLGARNQEPAR, from the coding sequence ATGTGCGTGCCAAGAACGAACTTCATTCTGGAGAAAGAATTGCCAATACCCCCTCCCCCACGAAATTATCCGCAGCACGATTTTACCGGCGGCCTCGCACGACGCGAAGCTGGCGACTTCACGACCGATCGGCGCGTTCTGCTACTCATCGGCATGGCTGTGATCGTGGGTTCCGGCGGCGCTATGGCGGCATGGGTTCTCGTGAGCCTTATATCTCTGGTGACGAACCTGGTCTGGTTCGGACAATGGAGCATTACACCGTCGTCTCTTGCGGCGGCGGCGCGCTCGCCTTGGATGGTCGCTGCGCCAGTCCTCGGTGGGTTGGCCATAGGTCTGATGGCGCGCTTCGGATCGGAAAAAATCAGGGGTCACGGGATTCCGGAAGCAATCGAAGCGATCCTCATTGGCGGCAGCCGCATGTCGCCGAAGGTCGCTCTCCTGAAACCGCTGTCCTCCGCCATCTCCATTGGCACAGGCGGACCATTTGGTGCGGAAGGCCCGATCATCATGACCGGCGGGGCAATTGGTTCGCTGTTTGCCCAGTTCTTTCACATGAGTGCGGCAGAGCGTAAAACGTTGCTGGTCGCTGGCGCGGCAGCGGGAATGACCGCGATATTCGGCTCGCCGATCGCGGCGGTCATGCTCGCGGTCGAACTGCTGCTATTCGAGTGGAAGCCCCGCAGTTTCATCCCCGTCGCAGTTGCCGCCGCCGTTTCTGTGTGCTGGCGTCCGTTCATCTTCGCCGACGGCCCACTGTTTCCCACGCAGTTCCATGTTCATCTCGCATGGTGGGGTATCCTGCTCTGTGTCGTGATGGGAATTGTATCGGGCCTTCAGTCCGGCCTGCTGACCACCCTGCTATACAAGATCGAAGACGCGTTCGAAAAACTTCCGTTTCACTGGATGTGGTGGCCGGCCGTTGGCGGTCTCGTCGTCGGGTTGGGCGGACTGATCGAGCCAAGAGCACTCGGTGTCGGCTACGACATCATTTCCGATCTTCTCAGCAATCACATCGTGGCCAAGGCCGTTATAGCCATTCTCCTGGTTAAGGCAGGCATTTGGCTAGTGGCGTTGTCCTCCGGAACGTCTGGCGGCGTTCTAGCGCCCCTTTTGATCCTGGGCGGTGCGCTGGGGTGGATCGTCGGACTTGCTTTTCCAGGCGAGCCCGGTTTCTGGGCTCTACTCGGCATGGCGGCGATGATGGGCGGAACGATGCGCGCGCCCCTGACCGGAGCGTTCTTCGCTTTTGAGATCACTGGCGACGCAAGTGTCATGGTGCCACTTCTTGTTGCGACGGTATCTGCCTACGCGGTCACCGTTCTGTTGTTGCGCCGCTCGATCCTCACCGAGAAGATCGCGCGCCGCGGTCAGCACATCACGCGGGAATACGGCATCGATCCATTTGAGCTGACCCGTGCAGCCGAAATCATGATCGAGCGTGTCGACACCTTCTCAGCCAAGATGACGGTGGCGGAAGCCTGCGTGTTTTTCGCCGGACAGGAAAAGACGCATCGCGTCTATCCTGTGACGACTGACGACGGGCGGTTCGAAGGCGTGGTTACCCGTGGAGACGTTCTCGGCTGGCAAAGCAACCCTGAGCTCGGCAGCCAAACGCTCGGTGAGCGGGTATCAGACGCCTCGCTTCCTGTTGGACATCCCGATGACACAGTCGGCTTCATCGCCGACCTAATGCTCTCAACTGATAGTGCGCGGATACCGATAGTCCATCCTGAGAGCGGGAAGCTTCTTGGCCTCATCGCCAGAAAGGATCTCCTGCGATTGAGAAGCTCGCTGAGGACGAGCGAGCTTGAACGCCGGCCATATCTTGGAGCCAGGAATCAAGAGCCCGCGCGATAG
- a CDS encoding LysR family transcriptional regulator: MDLSSIEIFLAVARESSVTRAAAELGRVPSNVTTRVQQLEEDLGASLFSRDGKKMTLTAKGEVFSKYATRLLALALEARQAVGPFAPSGELRVGTMESTAASRLPTALAEFNRMWPEVSLQLKLGASQELLSEVVRGTLDCALVARPPKQVADAIAFEKDVSKLDARSVFSEDLLVVLPLGHKPIKNASDLRVSGVAALEPGCTYRRAAERWLEHSSVRTIEHGSYHAIMASISTGDIAGVMPRSVYDLMPHAASTMPISLGAIETILVSRKDHQPQSLAAFEKVLSSTRDINRHHST; encoded by the coding sequence TTGGACCTCTCGTCAATCGAAATCTTTCTCGCCGTGGCACGAGAGTCGAGCGTCACCAGGGCTGCGGCAGAGCTCGGTCGTGTTCCCTCGAACGTCACCACGCGTGTCCAGCAACTCGAAGAAGACCTCGGCGCTTCTCTTTTCAGCCGTGACGGTAAGAAGATGACGCTAACGGCGAAGGGCGAGGTGTTCTCAAAGTACGCCACTCGCCTCCTCGCTCTCGCGCTCGAAGCCAGACAGGCCGTTGGGCCTTTTGCTCCGAGCGGAGAATTGCGAGTGGGTACGATGGAAAGCACCGCGGCGAGTCGGCTCCCCACTGCGCTTGCCGAGTTCAATCGGATGTGGCCGGAAGTTTCCCTCCAGCTGAAGCTTGGCGCGTCCCAAGAGTTGCTGTCTGAAGTTGTCCGGGGGACGCTCGATTGCGCTTTAGTAGCGCGGCCGCCCAAGCAGGTCGCGGATGCAATTGCTTTCGAAAAGGATGTTTCGAAGCTGGACGCGAGATCCGTTTTCTCGGAAGATCTGCTGGTAGTGCTGCCTCTTGGACATAAGCCGATAAAAAACGCGAGTGACCTGCGTGTATCAGGCGTTGCAGCACTGGAGCCCGGATGTACCTATCGCCGGGCTGCCGAACGGTGGCTTGAACACTCCAGTGTTCGCACCATCGAGCACGGCTCCTACCACGCAATAATGGCCAGCATCTCGACAGGGGACATAGCCGGCGTGATGCCACGATCCGTCTACGATCTCATGCCTCATGCTGCCAGCACGATGCCGATCTCCCTAGGCGCGATCGAAACCATCCTGGTTTCGCGCAAAGATCATCAGCCCCAATCGCTGGCTGCCTTTGAAAAGGTGCTTTCGAGCACCCGAGACATCAATAGACATCATAGCACCTAA